One part of the Glycine soja cultivar W05 chromosome 11, ASM419377v2, whole genome shotgun sequence genome encodes these proteins:
- the LOC114374478 gene encoding ras-related protein RABA1f-like — MGAYRADDDYDYLFKVVLIGDSGVGKSNLLSRFTRNEFSLESKSTIGVEFATRSIRVDDKVVKAQIWDTAGQERYRAITSAYYRGAVGALLVYDVTRHVTFENVERWLKELRDHTDANIVVMLVGNKADLRHLRAVSTEDATTFAERENTFFMETSALESLNVENAFTEVLTQIYHVVSKKALEIGDDPAALPKGQTINVGSRDDVSAVKKSGCCSA; from the exons atgggggCGTACAGAGCCGACGACGATTACGATTACTTGTTCAAGGTTGTTCTGATCGGCGACTCCGGCGTTGGCAAATCGAACCTTCTTTCTCGGTTCACACGAAACGAATTCAGCCTCGAATCCAAGTCCACCATTGGCGTTGAGTTCGCCACCAGAAGCATTCGCGTCGATGATAAGGTCGTCAAGGCGCAGATTTGGGACACTGCTGGTCAAGAACG GTACCGAGCTATTACAAGTGCATATTATCGAGGAGCTGTTGGTGCTTTACTAGTTTATGATGTTACACGTCATGTTACTTTTGAAAATGTGGAGAGATGGCTAAAAGAGCTGAGAGATCACACAGATGCCAACATTGTGGTGATGCTTGTAGGGAACAAAGCAGACCTGCGTCATCTGCGTGCAGTTTCCACCGAAGATGCTACAACTTTCGCTGAGCGAGAGAACACATTTTTCATGGAAACATCTGCCCTTGAGTCCTTGAATGTTGAAAATGCCTTCACAGAAGTGCTGACCCAGATCTATCATGTTGTAAGCAAGAAGGCCCTTGAGATTGGAGACGATCCAGCAGCTTTGCCAAAAGGACAGACAATTAATGTTGGGTCCCGTGATGATGTATCAGCTGTGAAGAAATCTGGATGTTGTTCTGCTTGA